One Ciconia boyciana chromosome 9, ASM3463844v1, whole genome shotgun sequence genomic window carries:
- the PWWP2A gene encoding PWWP domain-containing protein 2A isoform X2 gives MAAMAAEAAATAAVPGDGGAGEAEPEMEPIPGSEAGADPLPAVTEAVESVVPDGEEADGGKVAPGEAEEPPPVQLTRSPAGTREPEAERTEKLPPSTPDVGSPPAEHRGAPSPESEEEPQPCPPPAGHPELPEEEPQPCPPATGGSAEPEPGEEPSRPEEEEPDAADAAAVEPKSPVPVAPAGGEAEAPLLPGSEVRVTLDHIIEDALVVSFRLGEKLFSGVLMDLSKRFGPHGIPVTIFPKREYKDKPEAMQLQSKPFQDEAQVKCESNAAVPDDSSLTQPSEPSIAKSLWTSKPPPLFHEGAPYPPPLFIRDTYNQSIPQPPPRKIKRPKRKMYREEPTSIMNAIKLRPRQVLCDKCKNSVVAEKKEIKKGGNASDSSKYEDNKKRRNESVTTVNKKLKTDHKVDGKSQNESQKRNAVVKVSNIAHSRSRVVKVSAQANTSKAQLNTKKVLQSKNMDHAKAREVLKMAKEKAQKKQSATSSSKNAHSKVHFTRRLQNTSSGSLPPRLRLKPQRYRNEENDSSLKTGLEKIRSGKMATKPQSRCSSTRSAAQRH, from the exons atggcGGCCATGGCTGCGGAGGCGGCAGCGACTGCAGCGGTGCCGGGCGATGGGGGGGCTGGTGAAGCTGAGCCCGAGATGGAGCCTATCCCGGGCAGCGAGGCCGGCGCGGACCCTCTCCCTGCCGTCACTGAGGCCGTGGAGTCGGTGGTGCCTGATGGGGAGGAGGCCGACGGGGGGAAGGTTGCTCCCGGCGAGGCCGAGGAACCGCCGCCTGTGCAGCTCACTCGGAGCCCGGCTGGGACTCGGGAGCCGGAAGCTGAGAGGACGGAGAAGCTGCCGCCCTCCACCCCTGACGTGGGCTCGCCCCCGGCCGAGCACCGAGGAGCGCCTAGCCCGGAGTCCGAGGAGGagccgcagccctgcccgccgcctGCTGGGCACCCTGAACTTCCCGAGGAGGagccgcagccctgcccgccggctACTGGGGGCTCCGCGGAGCCGGAGCCCGGGGAGGAGCCGTCCcggccggaggaggaggagccggATGCTGCTGATGCCGCCGCTGTCGAGCCCAAGTCCCCGGTGCCCGTGGCTCCGGCCGGAGGGGAGGCGGAGGCTCCGCTGCTGCCTGGCTCCGAGGTGCGGGTCACCCTGGATCACATCATCGAGGACGCCCTGGTGGTCTCGTTCCGGCTGGGAGAGAAGCTTTTTTCTGGGGTCCTCATGGACCTCTCTAAAAG gtTTGGACCCCATGGAATCCCTGTGACCATATTTCCTAAAAGGGAATACAAGGATAAACCTGAAGCCATGCAGCTCCAAAGTAAACCATTCCAAGATGAGGCACAGGTGAAGTGTGAATCTAATGCTGCAGTCCCTGATGACTCTTCTCTCACGCAGCCATCAGAACCTAGCATAGCTAAAAGCCTATGGACTTCTAAACCACCTCCTCTCTTTCATGAGGGAGCGCCATATCCTCCTCCTTTGTTTATCAGGGACACGTATAACCAGTCAATACCTCAGCCTCCACCCCGGAAAATTAAGCGGCCCAAGCGTAAAATGTACAGGGAGGAACCCACTTCTATCATGAATGCTATCAAACTACGACCCCGGCAGGTCTTATGTGACAAGTGCAAAAACAGTGttgttgcagaaaaaaaagaaataaaaaaaggtggCAATGCAAGTGACTCTTCAAAATATGAGGATAATAAAAAACGAAGAAATGAGAGTGTGACTACTGTGAATAAAAAACTTAAGACTGACCATAAAGTGGATGgaaaaagccaaaatgaaagCCAGAAAAGGAATGCTGTGGTCAAGGTTTCAAATATTGCCCATAGCAGAAGCAGAGTAGTTAAAGTTTCCGCACAAGCAAATACTTCAAAAGCGcagttaaatacaaaaaaagttcTCCAGAGCAAAAACATGGATCATGCAAAAGCTCGGGAAGTCTTGAAAATGGCCaaagaaaaggcacaaaagAAGCAGAGTGCAACCTCCTCTTCCAAAAATGCACATTCAAAGGTCCACTTCACACGGCGTCTTCAGAACACCAGCTCAGGTTCCCTCCCACCCCGATTGCGTTTAAAGCCACAAAGGTATCGGAATGAAGAAAATGACTCTTCTCTCAAGACAGGACTTGAGAAAATACGGAGTGGCAagatggcaactaagccccaGTCTCGCTGCTCCTCCACCCGCTCAGCAG CTCAGAGACACTAG
- the PWWP2A gene encoding PWWP domain-containing protein 2A isoform X3 produces the protein MAAMAAEAAATAAVPGDGGAGEAEPEMEPIPGSEAGADPLPAVTEAVESVVPDGEEADGGKVAPGEAEEPPPVQLTRSPAGTREPEAERTEKLPPSTPDVGSPPAEHRGAPSPESEEEPQPCPPPAGHPELPEEEPQPCPPATGGSAEPEPGEEPSRPEEEEPDAADAAAVEPKSPVPVAPAGGEAEAPLLPGSEVRVTLDHIIEDALVVSFRLGEKLFSGVLMDLSKRFGPHGIPVTIFPKREYKDKPEAMQLQSKPFQDEAQVKCESNAAVPDDSSLTQPSEPSIAKSLWTSKPPPLFHEGAPYPPPLFIRDTYNQSIPQPPPRKIKRPKRKMYREEPTSIMNAIKLRPRQVLCDKCKNSVVAEKKEIKKGGNASDSSKYEDNKKRRNESVTTVNKKLKTDHKVDGKSQNESQKRNAVVKVSNIAHSRSRVVKVSAQANTSKAQLNTKKVLQSKNMDHAKAREVLKMAKEKAQKKQSATSSSKNAHSKVHFTRRLQNTSSGSLPPRLRLKPQRYRNEENDSSLKTGLEKIRSGKMATKPQSRCSSTRSAGISMYLLLHSVLTSPAAPLQCLTDHCGFRLGTLKLSVKLAGLSGLSPALSEGCTMLSTNHMQSRLGQR, from the exons atggcGGCCATGGCTGCGGAGGCGGCAGCGACTGCAGCGGTGCCGGGCGATGGGGGGGCTGGTGAAGCTGAGCCCGAGATGGAGCCTATCCCGGGCAGCGAGGCCGGCGCGGACCCTCTCCCTGCCGTCACTGAGGCCGTGGAGTCGGTGGTGCCTGATGGGGAGGAGGCCGACGGGGGGAAGGTTGCTCCCGGCGAGGCCGAGGAACCGCCGCCTGTGCAGCTCACTCGGAGCCCGGCTGGGACTCGGGAGCCGGAAGCTGAGAGGACGGAGAAGCTGCCGCCCTCCACCCCTGACGTGGGCTCGCCCCCGGCCGAGCACCGAGGAGCGCCTAGCCCGGAGTCCGAGGAGGagccgcagccctgcccgccgcctGCTGGGCACCCTGAACTTCCCGAGGAGGagccgcagccctgcccgccggctACTGGGGGCTCCGCGGAGCCGGAGCCCGGGGAGGAGCCGTCCcggccggaggaggaggagccggATGCTGCTGATGCCGCCGCTGTCGAGCCCAAGTCCCCGGTGCCCGTGGCTCCGGCCGGAGGGGAGGCGGAGGCTCCGCTGCTGCCTGGCTCCGAGGTGCGGGTCACCCTGGATCACATCATCGAGGACGCCCTGGTGGTCTCGTTCCGGCTGGGAGAGAAGCTTTTTTCTGGGGTCCTCATGGACCTCTCTAAAAG gtTTGGACCCCATGGAATCCCTGTGACCATATTTCCTAAAAGGGAATACAAGGATAAACCTGAAGCCATGCAGCTCCAAAGTAAACCATTCCAAGATGAGGCACAGGTGAAGTGTGAATCTAATGCTGCAGTCCCTGATGACTCTTCTCTCACGCAGCCATCAGAACCTAGCATAGCTAAAAGCCTATGGACTTCTAAACCACCTCCTCTCTTTCATGAGGGAGCGCCATATCCTCCTCCTTTGTTTATCAGGGACACGTATAACCAGTCAATACCTCAGCCTCCACCCCGGAAAATTAAGCGGCCCAAGCGTAAAATGTACAGGGAGGAACCCACTTCTATCATGAATGCTATCAAACTACGACCCCGGCAGGTCTTATGTGACAAGTGCAAAAACAGTGttgttgcagaaaaaaaagaaataaaaaaaggtggCAATGCAAGTGACTCTTCAAAATATGAGGATAATAAAAAACGAAGAAATGAGAGTGTGACTACTGTGAATAAAAAACTTAAGACTGACCATAAAGTGGATGgaaaaagccaaaatgaaagCCAGAAAAGGAATGCTGTGGTCAAGGTTTCAAATATTGCCCATAGCAGAAGCAGAGTAGTTAAAGTTTCCGCACAAGCAAATACTTCAAAAGCGcagttaaatacaaaaaaagttcTCCAGAGCAAAAACATGGATCATGCAAAAGCTCGGGAAGTCTTGAAAATGGCCaaagaaaaggcacaaaagAAGCAGAGTGCAACCTCCTCTTCCAAAAATGCACATTCAAAGGTCCACTTCACACGGCGTCTTCAGAACACCAGCTCAGGTTCCCTCCCACCCCGATTGCGTTTAAAGCCACAAAGGTATCGGAATGAAGAAAATGACTCTTCTCTCAAGACAGGACTTGAGAAAATACGGAGTGGCAagatggcaactaagccccaGTCTCGCTGCTCCTCCACCCGCTCAGCAG GTATCT CTATGTATCTTCTCCTTCACAGTGT ACTGACAAGTCCTGCTGCTCCCTTACAGTGTCTGACAGACCACTGTGGATTCAGACTGGGGACACTGAAGTTATCAGTGAAATTGGCAGGTCTGTCTGGTTTAAGCCCTGCCTTAAGTGAAGGGTGTACTATGTTATCAACTAATCATATGCAAAGCAGGTTAGGACAGAGGTAA
- the PWWP2A gene encoding PWWP domain-containing protein 2A isoform X1 codes for MAAMAAEAAATAAVPGDGGAGEAEPEMEPIPGSEAGADPLPAVTEAVESVVPDGEEADGGKVAPGEAEEPPPVQLTRSPAGTREPEAERTEKLPPSTPDVGSPPAEHRGAPSPESEEEPQPCPPPAGHPELPEEEPQPCPPATGGSAEPEPGEEPSRPEEEEPDAADAAAVEPKSPVPVAPAGGEAEAPLLPGSEVRVTLDHIIEDALVVSFRLGEKLFSGVLMDLSKRFGPHGIPVTIFPKREYKDKPEAMQLQSKPFQDEAQVKCESNAAVPDDSSLTQPSEPSIAKSLWTSKPPPLFHEGAPYPPPLFIRDTYNQSIPQPPPRKIKRPKRKMYREEPTSIMNAIKLRPRQVLCDKCKNSVVAEKKEIKKGGNASDSSKYEDNKKRRNESVTTVNKKLKTDHKVDGKSQNESQKRNAVVKVSNIAHSRSRVVKVSAQANTSKAQLNTKKVLQSKNMDHAKAREVLKMAKEKAQKKQSATSSSKNAHSKVHFTRRLQNTSSGSLPPRLRLKPQRYRNEENDSSLKTGLEKIRSGKMATKPQSRCSSTRSAGEAPSENQSPSEGPEEASSEVQDTSEVHVTVDQDEHQTLGKRGSKSNITVYMTLNQKKSDSSSASVCSSDSTDDLKSTNSECSSTESFDFPPGSMHAPSSSSSSSSKEEKKLSNSLKTEVFSKNVSKCVTPDGRTVCVGDIVWAKIYGFPWWPARILTITVSRKDNGLLVRQEARISWFGSTTTSFLALAQLSPFLESFQLRFNKKRKGLYRKAVTEAAKAAKQLTPEVRALLTQFET; via the exons atggcGGCCATGGCTGCGGAGGCGGCAGCGACTGCAGCGGTGCCGGGCGATGGGGGGGCTGGTGAAGCTGAGCCCGAGATGGAGCCTATCCCGGGCAGCGAGGCCGGCGCGGACCCTCTCCCTGCCGTCACTGAGGCCGTGGAGTCGGTGGTGCCTGATGGGGAGGAGGCCGACGGGGGGAAGGTTGCTCCCGGCGAGGCCGAGGAACCGCCGCCTGTGCAGCTCACTCGGAGCCCGGCTGGGACTCGGGAGCCGGAAGCTGAGAGGACGGAGAAGCTGCCGCCCTCCACCCCTGACGTGGGCTCGCCCCCGGCCGAGCACCGAGGAGCGCCTAGCCCGGAGTCCGAGGAGGagccgcagccctgcccgccgcctGCTGGGCACCCTGAACTTCCCGAGGAGGagccgcagccctgcccgccggctACTGGGGGCTCCGCGGAGCCGGAGCCCGGGGAGGAGCCGTCCcggccggaggaggaggagccggATGCTGCTGATGCCGCCGCTGTCGAGCCCAAGTCCCCGGTGCCCGTGGCTCCGGCCGGAGGGGAGGCGGAGGCTCCGCTGCTGCCTGGCTCCGAGGTGCGGGTCACCCTGGATCACATCATCGAGGACGCCCTGGTGGTCTCGTTCCGGCTGGGAGAGAAGCTTTTTTCTGGGGTCCTCATGGACCTCTCTAAAAG gtTTGGACCCCATGGAATCCCTGTGACCATATTTCCTAAAAGGGAATACAAGGATAAACCTGAAGCCATGCAGCTCCAAAGTAAACCATTCCAAGATGAGGCACAGGTGAAGTGTGAATCTAATGCTGCAGTCCCTGATGACTCTTCTCTCACGCAGCCATCAGAACCTAGCATAGCTAAAAGCCTATGGACTTCTAAACCACCTCCTCTCTTTCATGAGGGAGCGCCATATCCTCCTCCTTTGTTTATCAGGGACACGTATAACCAGTCAATACCTCAGCCTCCACCCCGGAAAATTAAGCGGCCCAAGCGTAAAATGTACAGGGAGGAACCCACTTCTATCATGAATGCTATCAAACTACGACCCCGGCAGGTCTTATGTGACAAGTGCAAAAACAGTGttgttgcagaaaaaaaagaaataaaaaaaggtggCAATGCAAGTGACTCTTCAAAATATGAGGATAATAAAAAACGAAGAAATGAGAGTGTGACTACTGTGAATAAAAAACTTAAGACTGACCATAAAGTGGATGgaaaaagccaaaatgaaagCCAGAAAAGGAATGCTGTGGTCAAGGTTTCAAATATTGCCCATAGCAGAAGCAGAGTAGTTAAAGTTTCCGCACAAGCAAATACTTCAAAAGCGcagttaaatacaaaaaaagttcTCCAGAGCAAAAACATGGATCATGCAAAAGCTCGGGAAGTCTTGAAAATGGCCaaagaaaaggcacaaaagAAGCAGAGTGCAACCTCCTCTTCCAAAAATGCACATTCAAAGGTCCACTTCACACGGCGTCTTCAGAACACCAGCTCAGGTTCCCTCCCACCCCGATTGCGTTTAAAGCCACAAAGGTATCGGAATGAAGAAAATGACTCTTCTCTCAAGACAGGACTTGAGAAAATACGGAGTGGCAagatggcaactaagccccaGTCTCGCTGCTCCTCCACCCGCTCAGCAGGTGAGGCCCCTTCAGAAAATCAGAGCCCCTCAGAAGGCCCTGAAGAGGCCAGCAGTGAGGTTCAGGACACAAGTGAAGTGCATGTAACTGTTGATCAGGATGAACACCAGACATTGGGCAAGAGAGGCAGCAAAAGCAATATAACGGTTTACATGACCCTTAATCAAAAGAAATCTGACTCTTCCAGTGCATCAGTTTGTAGTAGTGATAGCACAGATGATTTGAAATCTACCAACTCTGAGTGTAGCTCTACTGAAAGCTTTGATTTTCCTCCAGGCAGCATGCAtgcaccttcctcctcctcctcctcctcttcaaaggaagagaaaaagctcAGTAATTCCTTGAAAACGGAAGTCTTTTCCAAAAACGTCTCTAAATGTGTCACACCAGATGGCAGGACCGTATGTGTAGGGGACATTGTTTGGGCCAAGATTTATGGCTTCCCTTGGTGGCCAGCCCGTATTCTTACCATAACTGTGAGCCGGAAAGATAATGGCCTTTTAGTTCGACAGGAGGCTCGTATCTCGTGGTTTGGCTCAACAACAACATCTTTTCTTGCTCTTGCACAACTATCCCCCTTTTTAGAAAGCTTCCAGTTGCGCTTTAATAAGAAGAGAAAGGGTCTTTACCGCAAGGCCGTCACAGAGGCAGCTAAGGCTGCTAAGCAGCTGACTCCCGAAGTTCGGGCCCTGCTGACACAGTTTGAAACGTGA